The Arcobacter porcinus sequence AAAAAAGATTTAGTAGAAGATGAGTTTTTACAAGAGCAAGAAAAAAATATTTTAAAGTTTCTAAGAAAATATGATTTTGATATAAAATTTGTAAAAAAAGTATCTATTTTTGATGAAAAGTCTATAAATGATTTAAAAACTGCACTTTTTACAATAAACAACAATCAAAAAGAGGAAGAGAATTTTTTTAGATTTTATATAGATAGAGTTTTTAGTGTAAAAGGTATAGGAACAGTTGTAACAGGAACTGTCCTTGGGAAAAGAGTTGAACTTGAAGAGAAAGTATTTTTACCACATATTCAAAAAGAGACAAAAATAAAAAACATTCAAGTACACAATGAAAACTCTTTATTTGCAGATATTTCAAATAGAGCTGCTTTAAATCTTGCAAATATAGATAAAGAGCTTCTAAATCGAGGTGATATTATCACAAAAAAAGGTTTTTTAAGAGGTTTTAACTCAATTGATATTAGTTTTAAATCTCTAAAAAACAAAGAACTAAATCACAATCAGATTTATACTCTATTTATTGGAGCAAAAAAACTAGAAGTAAAAGTTTTGCTTTTTGATTCAGAATCAAGCCTTGAAAATGGTTTTGCAACAATTAAGGCAGATGAAAATATTTATTCTTTATTTGGTGAAAAACTAATTTTAAGAAAAAACAATGAAACAATAGCTGGTGGAGTTGTTTTAAACCCAATTATTGATCCAATGAATAAAAATCAAAAATCAAAACTACTTTCAAAACTTTACGAAAATAGTTTTAAAGATGCTTTTAAAACTCTTTTAGAAGCACATAAAAAAGGATTAGGTGTAATATCTTCTACTCAAAGATTTGCTTTAAGTCATGAAGAAGCTCTTAGTTTTGCAAAAAACTTAGATGATGTTTTCATAGATGAAAAAGAGTTAGTAATTTATCCAAACTCTACAAAAAAAGAGATAGAAAACTTTATAAAAAACATCTACAATAAAAACCAATATGCCCTACTTTCTAGCTCTTCAATAGCACTTAGAATTCCTTGGGCTAGTATTTCTTTTATTCAAGATGCAATAAATATTTTAATAGATGAAAACTTCTTAGTAAAAGATGGAAATCTTTATAAAAGTGCAAATATAAAAGAGGATATCAAAAAAGATTTAGAAGATATTTTCTTAAAAAGATTAAAAGATGAAAATGTAAATCCAACTGCTCCTTATAATATCTATGATGAATTAGATATTGATAGAAAACTAGGAGATGATATTTTAAAATCTTTAACAGCAAAAAAACAAGTAATAAGACTTCAGCACAATCTTTTTATACATTTTGAAAGTTTAAACTCTATAATTAAATCTATGAGAGATATTATAAAAGAAGATGGATATATAGAGATTTTCAACCTAAAACAGAGATATGATTTAAGTAGAAAATATCTTATAGCTTATTTAGACTATTTAGATAATTTCAGTGATATAAAAAAATTAGAAAACAGAAGAGTTTTTGCCTAGATGCAATTAACTAAAGAGCAAGAAACTATTGTAAATAGTTCTTTAAAATCTTTTAAAATAAATGCAGTTGCAGGAAGTGGAAAAACTACAACTCTTCTTTTATATGCACAAAAAAATCCAAATCTAAGGATTTTATATCTTGCATATAATAAATCTTTGCAGGTATCTATTCTGGATAAATTAAGAGAATTTCAAGTTCCAAATCTTACAACTAGCACAATTCACTCTTTTATTTATAAAAGAACTAGAGCTTTAAACTATAATTTAACAAATGAACTAAAAACAAATGTACTTGATAGATTAATCTCATATTATGAATTTGATACAAACAACAACTCATATTATGCTTCAAATGAATATTTAGCACTTCTTAGAGATTTAGTCAATTTTTACTGTAATAGTAGATTAAAAGAGCTTGATTTAAAACTTCTTGAAAACTTTATAAAGCAAAGTGATTTTGTAGCAAAAACTTTAGAACTTTTAAATAAAAATGAAGAGAAACTTCTAGAGCATTTAAAAGTAGTTTTAAAAGCTATGAAAACTAGACAAATAGATGCTACTCATGATTTTTATCTAAAAATGTATTACCTAAGTAGTGCATTTAATAAATCTTTAGATTTTGACTTAATTTTAATTGATGAAGCACAAGATATAAGCGATGTAATGATTGCAATTGTTGAAGAGTTTAAAACAAATAGAATCTATGTTGGAGATAATTTTCAACAAATTTATAGCTTTAGATATGCAACAAATGCTTTAGCAAAAATTGATTTGCCTTCTTATAATCTCACAATTAGTTTTAGATTTTCAGACTCATATGCTTCATTTTTACAAAGATATTTAAACAAAGCATACAGTTTAAATCAAAGCCCAAATTTAAAAATAAGTGGAATAGATTGCGAGACAAATATTGGTCTTTCATATATTGATTTTTCAAAACAATTTTGTGTGATTTCAAGAACATCTTTTTCACTAATAAGTTATCTAATAAAATATATTCAAGAGAAAAAAAAGATCTATTTTGAAGGTGGATATAGTTCTTACTCATTTATGAATCAAACTGTTTATTCAATATTTTATTTAAAAAATAGGAAAAATGAGAAAGTAACAGTTGAAGATCTAAAACCTTTTTCTACAATTTATGAGCTTGAAACCTTTGCAAAAGAGACAAAAAATCAGGAATATCTAAATATAATTAAATTTATAAATACTTACGGTGATAATATTTTTGAGATAAACAAAAGAGCAAAAGAGCTTGTTGTAACAAATAAAGAAGAAGCAGATGTTATATTTACAACAACCCATAAAGCAAAGGGAATGGAGTATGAACAAGTTATTATGAGTGATGATTTTATTACAATAAAAGATATAACAAACCCAAAATCAAATCTTAGTTTTCTTAAAATAAAAGAGGAATTAAATATATTTTATGTTGCAGCAACAAGAGTAAAAAGCTCTATTGCCTTGGCATCTTTGGAGTAGATTTTGAAAAAAATATTAATATTTTTGTTTATAGTTTTAGCTTGTTTTGTACTAATTTTTTATTTTTATAAAAAAGAGAATAATTTTGAACTTTCATATTATTCATGGGAAAATAGCTACAAAGAAGAAGTTATAAATGAAAAAATGTACATTAAAGTTTTGGATATAAAGTATTCAAATAGGCTTGAAATAATAGAAACAAACTTTATAAAAAATCCACCAAAAGATTTTGTGCCTGTAATATATATTACAAATAAAACTCTTCAAAACATTGATTCAAAAGAGCTTGTAAAAGCAATATTAAATAGTTTAAAAAAAATTAATTTTTCTTATAGTGAAATTCAAATAGATTCAGATTGGAGTACAAGCACAAAAAACAACTTTTTTATATTTTTAAAAGAGTTAAAAAAAGAATCAAATAAGATTTTAAGTGCAACTATAAGGCTTCACCAAATAAAATTTCATTCAAAAACTGGTGTTCCTCCTGTTGATTATGGAGTTTTGATGTATTATAATATGTCAAATTTAGGAGATTTTGATACAGAAAACTATATTTTGGATAATAAAAAAGCAAAGCAATATCACTATAATTTTGACTCTTATCCTTTAAAACTAAAACTAGCTCTTCCACTTTACTCTCAAGCTGTTCAATTTAGAGGTAAAAAAGCTGTAAACCTATTTGAAAATGTAAGCAAAGATGATTTTACTAAAAATTTTGAAAATATAGGAAATAATAGATATAAAGTTTTAAAAAGTCACTATTTTAAAGGAATTTATATCTATGAAAATGATATTTTAAGATTTGAAGACTCAAAAGAAGATGAGTTAAAAATAGCTTTTAATGACTTTATAAATTTATCACAAAACCATTTTGATGAAGTAATTTTTTATACTTTTAAATATAAAAATAGATATAATCTGCAAAAATTAATAAATAATAAAGGTTCAAATTGATTAGAAAAATAATTTTTTTCTTAGTTTCATTTCAAATATCTCTTTTCTCTTGTGCTGATTATTGGGATCCAAACTCTGTTTACTATCTTTTTTTAGACAAAAGAGATAATATATTTTTATCTTATTCTGAAGATTTAAAAAGTCCTGGAATATATAACACAATTATCTACAATTATGATTTAGAAAATAAAAAAGAGAACTTAAAAGAGTGGCAAAAAGAGCTAAAAAATGAGTTTAATCTTGAAGAAATTGAAGCATTTTTATATAAAAGAAAAAATCTTGATAGAGTAAAAAATCAAGAAGTTTTAGATTATATAAATTTTGTTGCAGTGCAAGAACAGTGTGTATATCGTGAGTATTACTACTATTATAAAAAAGATGAAAAAATAGAGTGTGGAGCATTTGTAGAACAAGCTTTAGAAAATTTAGAAAAAGTAAATTCAAACTATTTAAAACTAAGATATTTCTATCTTGCTTTAAGATTAGCTCACTTTGAAAAAAAAGAGCCTTTGCTAATTTATGAAAAATATAAATATCTTTTAGAAAATAGTGAAAAAACCATTGTCAAAGATTGGATTCAAGGAATTTATGCAGGTGCTTTAGTAAAAAGTGGTGAAAAAGTAAAAGGAGTTTTTGAATTTTCTAAACTTCTTGATAATTCAATTAATCAACATTTAGCACTATATAACTTTCATCATATTACAAGCGAAGATGAATTCAACGAACTTTTAAAACTATCAAAAAATGATGAAGAAAGAACTAAATTCTATGCCTTAAGAGCACTGAATAGTTCAAGTAATAGAAATATAGAGATTCAAAATATTTATAATTTGGATAAAAACTCAAAATGGCTAGATTTTTTACTATATAAAAATCTTTTAGAATCACAAATATATTTTAATCTTGATTCAATTTTTCAAAGAAAACAAGAGACAACTTTTTATACAAACTATATTGAAGTTCTAAAAAACCTAAAAAGAGATGACAACTATTTAGTGGATCTATCTTTAGCATATTTTTATATTTTTTCAAATCAAATAGATTTAGCACAAAATCTTTCAAAACAGCTACAAAAAGAGTATCCAAACTCTCACGAGGTAGAAACTTTATCATTTATTATCTATCTTAACTCTTTAAATTTAATAAATGAAGATACAGAAAATGAGATTTTTAAAAAGCTAAAACCATTTTTAAGTGAAAACCATCATTCAGATGCTGTTTTTAGATATGCAGTTCAAACTTTAGCATCTTTATATAAAAACAACTCTATGCCTTTTGAAGAGCTTTTACTAAATAATACTTTGTATTTAAATTTTGAAAACTTAGATGATTTAGAAAACTTTAGAAAGTTTGAAGAGTTTTTATCTACAAAGCAAGATTCTAAATTAAAAGAGTATATTCAAGAGATTTTCAAAAAAAGATTTGAAAAAGAGAATAGCTATTATCAAGAAGCATTTGAAATGGCAAAAGTAAAATTATTGATAAATAATTTAAAATTTGATGAAGCTCTTAATACAGGTTATCTATTCCTTAATCAAGAGCTAGAGTTTAATCCTTTTAATGTATTTATAAAAGGGAACAATAGAAATAAATCTAAAAAAACTATCAAAATAAAAGATTTCCTAAACACTATTTTAGAAGTTAAAAAAGTATTAGAAAAAGATGAAAATAGTGCTATGGACAACTTTCTTTTTGCAAATGCTATGTATAATCTTAGCTATTTTGGAAATGCTGATGGATTAACAACTTTTTATAGAAGTACTTATTATGTTCATACAAAAAAATTACAAAAAGAGAAACTTGAACTTGCTGTAAAACACTATGAAAAAGCATACAAAAATAGTGCAGATAATGAATTTAAAGCAAAAATAACTTATCATATTGCAAAAGCTAAACTTGCACTATTTGATTTAGACTATGATGAGTATCCTCAAAATTTGGGTTGGTACTGGAATAGTAATAATATTTATCTATATGGAAATGATAAGTTTTATAATGCATTCTTAGAAGATAGTGGTGCATTATATTTTGATAGATTAAGAGATGATTTTAAAGATACTAAGTTTTATCAACAACTTCTTTACGAATGTGGAGATTTTGGAACTTATGTACATTATAAAAGGGATAACTAATGCAATATTTTGGAGAAATTCAGACTAAATATGAAGAGGTTTTTTTAAATCAAAGCTATATGTATTTTGGCGAAGATGAAATAACAGCTAAAGAGCTAAAAGAGCTTATAAAAACAAAGGATAGTAGAAAGAAAAATATAATAGGTACAGTTTTTTTATATAATCCTGTTGTAACAC is a genomic window containing:
- the selB gene encoding selenocysteine-specific translation elongation factor translates to MANIIIGTAGHIDHGKTALIKALNSFEGDITNEEKQRGITIDLSFSNLSFGQRNIAFIDVPGHEKLIKNMIAGAFGFDYVMLVISAKEGIMPQTIEHIEILNLLGIKNLILVITKKDLVEDEFLQEQEKNILKFLRKYDFDIKFVKKVSIFDEKSINDLKTALFTINNNQKEEENFFRFYIDRVFSVKGIGTVVTGTVLGKRVELEEKVFLPHIQKETKIKNIQVHNENSLFADISNRAALNLANIDKELLNRGDIITKKGFLRGFNSIDISFKSLKNKELNHNQIYTLFIGAKKLEVKVLLFDSESSLENGFATIKADENIYSLFGEKLILRKNNETIAGGVVLNPIIDPMNKNQKSKLLSKLYENSFKDAFKTLLEAHKKGLGVISSTQRFALSHEEALSFAKNLDDVFIDEKELVIYPNSTKKEIENFIKNIYNKNQYALLSSSSIALRIPWASISFIQDAINILIDENFLVKDGNLYKSANIKEDIKKDLEDIFLKRLKDENVNPTAPYNIYDELDIDRKLGDDILKSLTAKKQVIRLQHNLFIHFESLNSIIKSMRDIIKEDGYIEIFNLKQRYDLSRKYLIAYLDYLDNFSDIKKLENRRVFA
- a CDS encoding UvrD-helicase domain-containing protein, with product MQLTKEQETIVNSSLKSFKINAVAGSGKTTTLLLYAQKNPNLRILYLAYNKSLQVSILDKLREFQVPNLTTSTIHSFIYKRTRALNYNLTNELKTNVLDRLISYYEFDTNNNSYYASNEYLALLRDLVNFYCNSRLKELDLKLLENFIKQSDFVAKTLELLNKNEEKLLEHLKVVLKAMKTRQIDATHDFYLKMYYLSSAFNKSLDFDLILIDEAQDISDVMIAIVEEFKTNRIYVGDNFQQIYSFRYATNALAKIDLPSYNLTISFRFSDSYASFLQRYLNKAYSLNQSPNLKISGIDCETNIGLSYIDFSKQFCVISRTSFSLISYLIKYIQEKKKIYFEGGYSSYSFMNQTVYSIFYLKNRKNEKVTVEDLKPFSTIYELETFAKETKNQEYLNIIKFINTYGDNIFEINKRAKELVVTNKEEADVIFTTTHKAKGMEYEQVIMSDDFITIKDITNPKSNLSFLKIKEELNIFYVAATRVKSSIALASLE